The following are encoded in a window of Manduca sexta isolate Smith_Timp_Sample1 chromosome 16, JHU_Msex_v1.0, whole genome shotgun sequence genomic DNA:
- the LOC115450311 gene encoding chaoptin, protein MFLKIPWLTKMRKVGYLLMLMMLSPVSSYCPQEKTHSLGRCAYHIECMENIRGIHLHNECLESANYPVTVDLKLTNAIERFDYRIEQDFLGFITSLTISADWAETSLSLLQYTTRLQKLILSSNNIEKITGKPFYFLNNLESLDLSNNQLTNVDELFQFELHPNKLFKLSLAYNRIEELPGDVFEELTSLIELDLSYNKINNINEEPFSNLTSLETLRLNNNLIKNLNGAVNNLHILKNLYLRDNQIQNIDVQSLKIITHLETFDVSRNQLEKINSIVFLRHWKHLGGKKICKIILSDNHINVLPNTSKEISARYTRSARPYSVDVLTEVDLSNNEISNIEYNAFQSLFKMISLDLSRNKIIDFVVNADDLEHVKYLNLSGNYIVRLYFESFSAMKNLQNLDLSHNYLDYIPDQTFTNNYNLKNVNMTYNEIAIIKNLHIKMFHPEGGVLDLSNNGLNQLKIPFGQGLRLTILKLHSNNISIPSLIDLIHQNDLMTLDLSKNMIIELNNTSLRLPVNLLSLDLSCNMIRTIGPSTFHRMGHLKTLRLSRNKLSTIEYGAFQGLTVLQNLDLSFNEIKFLDSKLLMDLKLLSVLSLRSNGMLYLNYKSWYGHKHDLKVFVDGNFLTCEWLVSALNNFNNGFSKMRPAALVVPALGNSVEGIPCVSENKESEKLTDISSKSLMDDDRLLVTSQKILEAVREQTYYLRKYSHIWPSIFKDTENEPDKKW, encoded by the exons atgtttttaaaaataccctGGCTAACAAAGATGAGGAAAG ttGGGTATTTGCTCATGCTGATGATGCTGTCGCCGGTGTCCAGCTACTGTCCGCAGGAGAAGACCCACAGCCTCGGTCGCTGCGCCTACCACATCGAATGTATGGAAAACATCAGAGGTATACACCTTCATAATGAGTGCCTTGAATCCGCCAACTATCCTGTCACCGTAGACCTTAAACTCACAAATGCCATCGAAAGATTTGATTACCGTATCGAACAGGATTTCTTAGGTTTCATCACCTCTCTTACGATATCAGCGGATTGGGCAGAAACAAGTCTCTCTCTCCTGCAATACACGACTCGGCTTCAAAAACTAATCTTAAGTAGCAATAATATCGAAAAGATAACAGGAAAGCCGTTTTACTTCCTCAATAATTTGGAAAGCCTGGATCTATCCAACAACCAGTTGACTAATGTCGATGAACTGTTTCAATTCGAGCTCCAtccaaacaaattattcaagCTGTCACTAGCTTACAACCGTATAGAAGAGCTACCTGGAGATGTTTTCGAAGAGCTTACTTCATTAATCGAACTTGATTTatcatacaacaaaataaataatataaacgaagAGCCCTTTTCGAATCTAACTAGTTTGGAAACATTGCGTTTGAACAACAACTTGATTAAAAATCTAAACGGAGCTGTAAACAATCTGCATATTCttaaaaatttgtatttgagagacaatcaaatacaaaatattgatgttCAATCACTTAAGATCATTACACATTTGGAAACATTCGACGTGTCTCGCAATCAGTTAgagaaaataaattcaattgtgTTCCTTAGGCACTGGAAGCATCTTGGTGGCAAAaagatatgtaaaattattttgtcggATAACCACATAAATGTTCTCCCGAATACTTCGAAGGAGATATCGGCGAGATACACACGCAGCGCTCGCCCTTACAGCGTTGATGTTCTCACGGAAGTAGATTTGTCCAACAACGAAATAAGTAACATCGAATACAACGCATTCCAATCGCTGTTTAAAATGATCTCTTTGGATTTATCAAGAAACAAAATAATCGATTTCGTTGTCAACGCTGATGATTTGGAGCatgtgaaatatttgaatttgagcGGCAACTACATTGTACGGCTATATTTCGAAAGTTTTTCCGCTATGAAAAATTTGCAAAACTTGGATTTGTCTCACAATTATTTGGATTATATTCCGGATCAGACTTTTACGAATAACTATAATCTCAAGAATGTAAATATGACCTATAACGAAATCGCCATAATTAAAAACCTGCACATAAAAATGTTCCACCCGGAAGGTGGAGTATTGGATTTGTCGAACAACGGTTTAAATCAGCTAAAGATACCCTTCGGTCAAGGACTACGTTTGACCATCCTGAAGCtgcattcaaataatataagcaTTCCGTCTTTAATTGATTTGATCCATCAAAATGATTTAATGACTTTAGACCTCagcaaaaatatgattatagaaTTGAACAACACATCTCTACGCTTGCCTGTCAACTTATTATCTTTGGATCTGAGCTGCAACATGATAAGAACTATAGGCCCATCGACTTTCCATCGAATGGGACATCTGAAGACGCTTCGCTTATCTCGTAATAAGCTCAGTACTATAGAGTATGGCGCATTTCAAGGTTTGACCGTCCTGCAAAATTTGGATTTATCATTTAACGAGATTAAGTTCTTGGATTCAAAATTACTGATGGATTTGAAACTACTCTCTGTCCTATCTTTGAGATCGAATGGTATGCTATATTTGAACTATAAGAGTTGGTATGGACACAAACATGATCTCAAGGTGTTTGTGGATGGTAACTTTTTGACTTGTGAATGGTTGGTGTCCgctttaaacaatttcaataatgGGTTTTCTAAAATGCGACCGGCCGCGTTAGTTGTACCTGCATTAGGAAACTCTGTTGAGGGGATTCCCTGTGTGTCAGAGAACAAGGAAAGTGAGAAATTGACTGATATAAGTTCTAAATCATTGATGGACGATGACAGACTGTTGGTAACAAGCCAGAAAATATTAGAAGCAGTAAGGGAGCAGACTTATTACCTAAGAAAGTATTCACACATTTGGCCCTCGATCTTTAAGGACACAGAGAACGAACCAGACAAAAAATGGTAA